The following coding sequences are from one Apium graveolens cultivar Ventura unplaced genomic scaffold, ASM990537v1 ctg1729, whole genome shotgun sequence window:
- the LOC141700070 gene encoding aspartyl protease family protein At5g10770 has translation MSPSVFPLTFILLSLLLNDTAVIRSTGFATADSAVYGDKESLRLNKLQWKHQMISNNNPTLLSLKTRTEKGAIVLEMQHTGYLLKPIRDWSKRLQKQLIYDDIRVRSFQSRIRETIIGQPQVVSEAQIPITSGVKLQTLNYVVTVNLGGENMTLIADTGSDLTWVQCQPCKSCYDQREPLFNPSVSQSYQSVPCGSSSCNSLQFATGNNGICGTNPPTCQYVVNYGDGSYTRGELARDSLLLGNTPVKDFVFGCGRNNRGLFGGVSGLMGLGRSDLSLVSQTSDTFGGQFSYCLPVTHAQASGSLTLGGNASVYRNSTPITYTKMVQNPQLSTFYLLNLTGASIGGVALQSPAFGQGTILIDSGTVITRLPPSIYSAVKAEFLKQFTGYPQAPRFSILDTCFNLSGYDEVNIPTMTMHFEGDAELTVDVQGIFYFVKTDASQVCLALASLMYEDEIGIIGNYQQRNNRVIYNTAESTLGFAKEACSFN, from the exons ATGTCTCCATCTGTGTTTCCTTTAACTTTCATCCTCCTCTCATTACTTCTGAATGATACTGCAGTGATCAGAAGTACTGGTTTTGCTACTGCAGATTCCGCAGTTTACGGAGATAAGGAAAGCCTCAGATTGAACAAGCTGCAGTGGAAACATCAGATGATCAGTAACAACAATCCAACTTTGTTGTCTCTGAAAACAA GGACAGAGAAAGGTGCAATTGTATTAGAAATGCAGCACACAGGCTACTTGTTAAAGCCGATTCGTGACTGGAGCAAAAGGCTTCAGAAGCAACTTATATATGATGATATCCGTGTTCGTTCATTTCAATCTCGAATTAGAGAGACGATTATAGGTCAACCACAAGTGGTTTCAGAAGCTCAAATCCCTATCACTTCTGGTGTCAAGCTTCAAACTTTAAACTATGTTGTTACCGTTAATTTGGGAGGTGAAAACATGACTCTGATTGCGGACACAGGGAGTGACCTGACATGGGTTCAATGTCAGCCTTGCAAATCATGTTACGATCAACGAGAACCTCTGTTCAACCCCTCTGTATCTCAGTCATATCAGTCAGTTCCTTGTGGTTCCTCGAGTTGTAATTCCCTACAATTTGCCACGGGAAATAATGGGATATGTGGAACCAATCCTCCAACATGTCAATATGTTGTTAACTACGGTGATGGTTCATACACTCGTGGAGAGCTTGCCCGTGATAGCCTCCTCCTTGGAAACACCCCGGTGAAAGATTTTGTATTTGGCTGTGGACGGAACAATAGAGGCCTATTTGGAGGAGTTTCAGGCCTTATGGGTCTTGGAAGGAGTGATCTTTCATTAGTTTCTCAAACTTCTGATACATTTGGGGGACAGTTTTCGTACTGTCTGCCTGTAACACATGCTCAGGCTTCAGGTTCACTAACTCTAGGTGGGAATGCTTCAGTTTACAGAAATTCTACACCTATTACTTACACTAAAATGGTTCAAAATCCGCAGCTCTCAACTTTCTATCTTCTAAACCTTACTGGTGCTAGTATTGGAGGGGTAGCTTTACAATCTCCAGCTTTTGGTCAAGGTACCATACTAATTGATTCAGGGACAGTGATTACAAGACTCCCTCCCTCGATTTATAGTGCTGTAAAGGCTGAGTTTCTTAAACAATTCACGGGGTATCCTCAGGCGCCAAGATTCTCAATATTGGATACTTGCTTTAACCTTTCTGGATATGATGAAGTTAACATTCCTACAATGACTATGCATTTTGAAGGCGACGCTGAGTTAACTGTGGATGTACAAGGAATCTTCTATTTTGTAAAGACTGATGCATCTCAAGTGTGTTTGGCACTCGCGAGTCTCATGTATGAAGATGAGATTGGGATTATAGGGAATTATCAGCAAAGGAACAATAGGGTTATATACAATACTGCAGAGTCGACGCTGGGTTTTGCAAAAGAAGCTTGCAGTTTCAATTAA